From a region of the Sesamum indicum cultivar Zhongzhi No. 13 linkage group LG3, S_indicum_v1.0, whole genome shotgun sequence genome:
- the LOC105157314 gene encoding BTB/POZ and TAZ domain-containing protein 1, whose protein sequence is MVQLKKKLSGQMRVKSIPPFAGSGDLPEPDVYVIASGGVRIPAHSKILASASSVMENIIERAQKHRSTERKVPMLGVPYDAVAVFIQFLYSSRCSEEQLEKYGIHLLALSHVYLIPQLKQRCTKGLAKRVTVENVVDVIQLARLCDAPDLYLKCIKLLSNNYKAVEATEGWKFLQNHDPHLELEILQFIDEAESRKKRARRHREEQRLYAQLSEAMDCLEHICSEGCTTVGPYDMDLSKHKGPCSKYSTCHGIQLLIKHFGTCEKRVNGGCSRCKRMWQLFRLHSSICDQPDECRVPLCRQFKLKAQQDRRVNDSRWRLLVRKVVRAKTFSSLSILKRKRGEEARMGTYRQGVRSFPLAR, encoded by the exons ATGGTTCAGTTGAAGAAGAAGCTTTCCGGCCAAATGAGAGTGAAATCGATTCCTCCGTTCGCCGGATCAGGGGACCTGCCGGAACCCGACGTCTACGTTATCGCCTCCGGCGGAGTGCGCATCCCGGCGCATTCTAAGATATTG GCTTCGGCATCGTCGGTGATGGAGAACATAATAGAGAGGGCGCAAAAGCACCGGAGCACCGAACGGAAAGTTCCAATGCTCGGCGTTCCATACGACGCCGTCGCCGTTTTCATCCAGTTTCTTTATTCCTCCAG GTGCAGCGAGGAGCAACTGGAGAAATACGGTATTCACCTGCTGGCGTTATCGCACGTCTACTTGATACCACAGCTGAAGCAGAGATGTACAAAAGGATTAGCGAAAAGAGTGACCGTTGAGAATGTGGTGGATGTAATTCAGCTGGCGAGACTGTGCGACGCGCCCGATCTCTACCTCAAGTGCATAAAGTTGTTGTCCAACAACTACAAGGCTGTTGAGGCTACCGAGGGATGGAAGTTCTTACAAAACCACGACCCCCATTTGGAGCTCGAGATTTTGCAATTCATCGATGAAGCTGAATCG AGGAAAAAGAGGGCGAGGAGGCATAGGGAAGAGCAGAGGTTGTATGCACAACTAAGTGAAGCAATGGATTGTCTTGAGCATATATGCTCGGAAGGGTGCACGACTGTCGGGCCGTATGATATGGATCTGAGCAAGCATAAGGGCCCTTGTAGCAAGTATTCGACGTGCCATGGAATTCAGCTTCTGATTAAGCATTTCGGAACTTGTGAGAAGAGGGTTAACGGTGGATGCTCGCGTTGTAAGCGGATGTGGCAGCTTTTCAGGCTGCACTCGTCCATCTGTGACCAACCTGATGAATGCAGAGTTCCCCTGTGCAG ACAATTCAAGTTGAAGGCACAACAAGACCGACGAGTTAATGACTCCCGGTGGAGATTGCTAGTGAGAAAGGTGGTGCGAGCCAAAACCTTCTCTTCATTGTCTATCCTCAAGAGGAAGAGAGGAGAGGAAGCAAGAATGGGAACGTATCGTCAAGGAGTCAGAAGCTTCCCTTTAGCTCGATGA